In Neoarius graeffei isolate fNeoGra1 chromosome 19, fNeoGra1.pri, whole genome shotgun sequence, the sequence CTCCGTCGCTCTGCAAGGATTGCCTCCCTTCTCTGTGGATCACTGTTGATTCGGTCTCTATACTTTCTCGTCCTTTCTCTCCCACTCATCTCGCCCTCAAATCTTACTGTTCTAAAAAAGGTCACAAATCATCAATATTGTTATGAAATCTCATCAATAAAGCTTTTAATTAAAGAACACTAGACAGTCTCTGTAATCAACAGCAAATATCCATCATATATCCATAAAAACAATGCCTGTATGCCAATGGTCAATAAACAATGAAAAGAATAAATAAGAAACTATAAatacaaaattcaactataaattaaCTAAAATTACTTGTTTTCAAAGCACATTCTCAGAGATGCAGTCCTTTTGTGTGACACATTTGTCCTTTTGTGTGACACATTTGTCCTTTGGTGTGACAACCCAATCTGTCACACCATAGGatattttctgtcacaccaaAGGACATTTAGCATTTAGCTTCAGTTGAAACCCCTGTCATTGCTAGCTTAGTTCTCCATTAGCATTTAGTGAAATACATTTGCATATTTCTCCACAACAAGGTTAATAAAAACACAATTTTTatcaaaaaatgtaattaaaggGTGTCACACCAAAGGACAACAAAACTTAACACTTTCACTGATGTGAAAACATTATTGAATATTTGATCAAGTCTGACAGAAAAACTTACCACGTGAACATGTCATGGGCTTCTTTGGGGTCTTCAGAAACATACATTTCAAGGCGGAGCTTCAACAAGATATAGTTGTCTATGAAATTGCCCGTGTAAAAATAGGAATTCGGTGTTACACCATAGGATGTCGTTTTTAGTGACAACATTTCACAAATCCCTACATTTTTTGAAAAGTATGTATAGAAAAATGCATTAACACTTACTAAAACAGACACTTTCACAATTATGCAAGGGTTTTTATAGAAAGGCCTGACCttcttattatttaattatttaagttACTACCTGTTAAATTGAGCTCGGGACAGTCACACCATAGGACAATTTCAACGTTTCGCTCAATTTTTTagttttttattttaagtatggATTTCttaaccctctggagtctaaGTGCCCGCCGGTGGGCAATTTGAAACTTCTCCAAAAACACATCTGTAACCCTGTGAGTTTTTGTCATTCAAACATATAAGTGACACCATTACAAACCTTGAaacttctagttttcaaatatttatatatatatatatatatatatatatatatatatataaattatatatatatatatatatatatatatatatatatatatataaaaattatatatatatataaattatatatatatatatatatatatatatatatatatatatataaaaattatatatatatatatatatatatatatataaaaattatatatatataaaaattatatatatatatatatatatatatatatatatatatatatataaaaattttatatatatatatatatatatatatatatatatatatatatatatatatatatatatatatatatgaatgaaataaattatatagcTGGCCCTTTGGATTTTCTGTACTGTCTGACTGCAGCAGCCCCCGAGGCCACACCTATCGCTATTCACATGTAAAGTACCCGGTGCTTGAGTGGCTATTCAGAGGTGAGAGCACGCCCCATTCAGCCAGAAGGCAAAGGCAATGTCCTGCCAGAGCACATGGAAAGTGACAGGGGGGTGGGGGCCATCAGAGGTGTTTCACGCCCATCTAATTAGTATTCGACTAACAGAGACACTGGCTTGACATACAATTACTTTACATTTTGTATGGAAACAACAAAACATTTCTAAATGCTCTTTTTACTTTTATGCAGCCAACACTTTtgtttacaaggttcaaacttcaaaagtcttggctagATATATTTATTGGGTGTTTTCTTGCACTGTTTGAAGACCTCTAAAACCTGTTTTTTGTACAGTTGTGTTTACACTCAATTTAAATAAAACGTGTTtgtattacattcactttactttcatattttttgttaggCTTTTCAGAATACAACCATATGTGCCACTTTTGCATAGATGTTAGTTGAAATACTTGAAAATGTCAGGGTGTTGCAAACAGCCTCAAAGTCTCTGAAAGGCCttagactccagagggttaaagttactttgttttattaaatagATAGAAGTTTAACCATTTACAACATTTTAAATTTTGAAAGAAtgaattaaaatacattttagatCGTTGGACAGCATAATTGCTATGTCACGTCAACAAcccatttgcagtattttcatacttttatactctttaatgaaaggtgatacaaggcggaagtccgcgccgtttttcagcagtcgcgtcacatgaccaacgccagcgaatcaggaaggtggatgtcacagtgacgttgtccaatgacgacgccagctagagctcagcacagcgtatccgcgtattctcaatgtttacacagcatcggaccagacacgatctggattgaatacgtggaccctggtggattcccgtttcccggcgttttaatgtaaacggacagtgcatccgcgaagaaaacgagacagatacggtctaatgtaaacttggcctcaatctgctcaaaggaaggtcagttttatagcttctctaaagagctcaactgttttcagctgtgctaacatgattgtacaagggttttctaatcctccattagccttctgaggcaatgagcaaacacattgtaccattagaacactggagtgagagttgctggaaatgggcctctatacacctatggagatattgcaccaaaaaccagacatttgcagctagaatagtcatttaccacattagcaatgtatagagtggatttctgattagtttaaagtgatcttcattgaaaagaacagtgcttttctttcaaaaataaggacatttcaaagtgaccccaaacttttgaacggtagtgtatatgacccaatatcttgaccacattttaggatgaaaataatcattttagatatgttattttatattgaaaaattagctgtctcggagaggacatttttttgaaccaattacatactaatttgatcaaaatagtctgaaaacttactggcattcaacattaaaactcaactatgtttccaatgatatggaacgaaatatttgttttatggtataaagactgatttaagtgcatcccttttggagctacctgtggtcaaaaaaaagcactttttctaaatgacacgctaaatatgacatatattcaccaaaaaataacgttatcaccaatttttttttttttgcatggtaaatagagctatcacagggctacaataaacaaccaagtttatttagtcaagccttttgatattgaagataataagtgttaaatgtgatttttagcttgcgtaccctgattgtaaaacaacccttaaattAAACTAACCCCATCCGAATAGAGCTCAGTACAACATAACTAATCATGCATACTTCTCTTTGGTCTGGTTCAGGTTGGATCTTGCTGAAGTGAATGTCTGTAGATTTTGCATGCTCCACATCTCTGCATCTGGAGTCTGTTGACACAGCTGGACATTGTCCAACAGAGGATAATCACACTCTGCTGCAAATGTCTCATCTGCCATTTCACTCTTTAAACACAACGTGCTCTCGAAAGAAGGCTCTTCCTTTATCACCAGGCTGCCATCGCTCTGAAAAGATGccccttcttcttcctcctcctcgccTCCTCTCCCTTCGCTAACATCTGTACTGAAGGTGACCTCAGCTGAGATTTTGTAATTAGAAGAGATCTGTCGTAAAGTTTGAAGCTCCTGCTCGGCGGTTTTTAACTGAAACTTGAGCTCTGCGTTTTCTCTTTCCGCCTCGGCTAACTTCACCTCATAGCAGTGCGATCTCTTCTCATTGAGCTCACAGAAAACCTTCAGGATGGACCTGACCGCCGCCCTGACCGCCGCCTCCACAGCAGAGGCTTCATCTGGCTTCAGGAAAGCCGTGTCCCTGTTCTGTGAAAAACTCATTGTAATAATCTCAGAGCAGTGAAAGGGATGAGCGCGCTCTTGGTTTATAATCTCTACAGTCGAGATTCACTTTAAA encodes:
- the LOC132867475 gene encoding uncharacterized protein LOC132867475 isoform X2 — protein: MSFSQNRDTAFLKPDEASAVEAAVRAAVRSILKVFCELNEKRSHCYEVKLAEAERENAELKFQLKTAEQELQTLRQISSNYKISAEVTFSTDVSEGRGGEEEEEEGASFQSDGSLVIKEEPSFESTLCLKSEMADETFAAECDYPLLDNVQLCQQTPDAEMWSMQNLQTFTSARSNLNQTKEKLTDIERKKAAAKARVKRQRDRIYADPVLLEEYRRKERERYQKRKLMGKLKSACELDTKSLKRQQQKWRQNSARYYKRKKTDNVLDLTPPSFTEDPPGPSRGRPDEGQRLD
- the LOC132867475 gene encoding uncharacterized protein LOC132867475 isoform X5; amino-acid sequence: MSFSQNRDTAFLKPDEASAVEAAVRAAVRSILKVFCELNEKRSHCYEVKLAEAERENAELKFQLKTAEQELQTLRQISSNYKISAEVTFSTDVSEGRGGEEEEEEGASFQSDGSLVIKEEPSFESTLCLKSEMADETFAAECDYPLLDNVQLCQQTPDAEMWSMQNLQTFTSARSNLNQTKEKWISADVLTGRLKSRECVRRYRERIRADPEKYLAWKEKERLRRKRIQDLPEPMQTLQRKAWREATRRHRARKMTQASLTASNMSQTLNPS
- the LOC132867475 gene encoding uncharacterized protein LOC132867475 isoform X6, whose protein sequence is MSFSQNRDTAFLKPDEASAVEAAVRAAVRSILKVFCELNEKRSHCYEVKLAEAERENAELKFQLKTAEQELQTLRQISSNYKISAEVTFSTDVSEGRGGEEEEEEGASFQSDGSLVIKEEPSFESTLCLKSEMADETFAAECDYPLLDNVQLCQQTPDAEMWSMQNLQTFTSARSNLNQTKEKYQKRKLMGKLKSACELDTKSLKRQQQKWRQNSARYYKRKKTDNVLDLTPPSFTEDPPGPSRGRPDEGQRLD
- the LOC132867475 gene encoding uncharacterized protein LOC132867475 isoform X3 codes for the protein MSFSQNRDTAFLKPDEASAVEAAVRAAVRSILKVFCELNEKRSHCYEVKLAEAERENAELKFQLKTAEQELQTLRQISSNYKISAEVTFSTDVSEGRGGEEEEEEGASFQSDGSLVIKEEPSFESTLCLKSEMADETFAAECDYPLLDNVQLCQQTPDAEMWSMQNLQTFTSARSNLNQTKEKWISADVLTGRLKSRECVRRYRERIRADPEKYLAWKEKERLRSLRRRKRIQDLPEPMQTLQRKAWREATRRHRARKMTQASLTASNMSQTLNPS
- the LOC132867475 gene encoding uncharacterized protein LOC132867475 isoform X4 → MSFSQNRDTAFLKPDEASAVEAAVRAAVRSILKVFCELNEKRSHCYEVKLAEAERENAELKFQLKTAEQELQTLRQISSNYKISAEVTFSTDVSEGRGGEEEEEEGASFQSDGSLVIKEEPSFESTLCLKSEMADETFAAECDYPLLDNVQLCQQTPDAEMWSMQNLQTFTSARSNLNQTKEKWISADVLTGRLKSRECVRRYRERIRADPEKYLAWKEKERLRYHQRKKTINDLSEPMKKLKRKAWREAKKRHRARKQVQATATYMIQTTDS
- the LOC132867475 gene encoding uncharacterized protein LOC132867475 isoform X1, yielding MSFSQNRDTAFLKPDEASAVEAAVRAAVRSILKVFCELNEKRSHCYEVKLAEAERENAELKFQLKTAEQELQTLRQISSNYKISAEVTFSTDVSEGRGGEEEEEEGASFQSDGSLVIKEEPSFESTLCLKSEMADETFAAECDYPLLDNVQLCQQTPDAEMWSMQNLQTFTSARSNLNQTKEKTVRFEGEMSGRERTRKYRDRINSDPQRREAILAERRRKYQQRKAEGKLCAFDIKSVPKRKQEHLRKIWKESKKRCRAREEALNAILDTTPQSPESILVEPVVEPERPPEEPGVEPEHPPEEPVGVAEEPGPSIL